The following coding sequences are from one Dreissena polymorpha isolate Duluth1 chromosome 8, UMN_Dpol_1.0, whole genome shotgun sequence window:
- the LOC127840767 gene encoding uncharacterized protein LOC127840767, whose amino-acid sequence MNVIGKEGVDVMGIGPSSLDTSMLQLTHMRDDDQQDTENNMTTCTSSGAMSTPVSVNQKRRYTPSVSENGSSSSAISPRDEPSHSCCSHCSLHEIKRLKKRKLELQIRFYEAQLALLGEE is encoded by the exons ATGAACGTTATCGGGAAAGAGGGAGTGGATGTTATGGGCATTGGGCCCAGCAGCCTAGACACATCTATGCTGCAATTGACTCATATGcg TGATGATGATCAGCAAGATACTGAAAACAACATGACCACGTGCACCTCAAG TGGTGCGATGTCCACTCCAGTTTCAGTAAATCAGAAAAGAAG ATATACCCCATCAGTGTCTGAGAATGGCTCTAGTAGCTCAGCTATTTCTCCTCGAGACGAGCCTTCACATTCATG TTGCAGTCACTGCAGTCTGCATGAGATTAAGCGTCTGAAGAAGAGGAAGCTAGAACTTCAAATACGGTTCTATGAGGCTCAGTTGGCGCTATTGGGCGAggagtaa